The genomic DNA CGGTTTCTAGTATGAGTTGTTCAAACTTACGTGGTCTTGGTACTTTAGTTACTGGAAATCCTGGCTTCATCGACCACAGACTGGCTCCTCTGTCAACATTCGGGAACTACTCGTGTCGGAATACAAGTATAGGACCAACTATAAATCTTAGGTGCAGTAATTGTCAACCAATTCAAGACAATTTGTACATTTCATGGCAGTTCGTCGATCTTCCTAATAatcctgctgctgctgctggatTTCAGTTCACTCTCAGTACAAGGAGTCATGCTAACAAAAAACATGTTAGTTTTGTTAGCGGAACCCTAAAGAATGGAAGTAGTTTGGATGATACACCAGTTACATTCAGAGGGACTACTACAAATGTATTAAAATTCAGTTTATTTCCCCAGATATACCATAATCATCATGATCTAAGGCTCATCCAACCTCTGTTTCATGAGTTTGTTCCGGGTTCATCTTTCAGTGATGCAAGTCAGCTCCGAGCGTCCCTTGAAAATTCCAACGATGGAATGCTCAACAGTACATTATACATCAACTTTCTCTCTGCCTATATCGTGGAGATAGATAACCAAAACATTCTGGGTCCTGGTGAGTATTCTACATCAATGAAAACGACTCcaaaaagatgaatgattttCTTGCTACAACATCTTAGTTAAAGTTTTGATTATCTAATATTTTTGTCTACCTTGACATGCAGTGAGGTTCCTTGCGGATATTGGTGGCCTTTATTGCATCTGCATTGGCATTTTTTTGTACCTTCTGGTGCAAGTACGTTACTtgatcttaaattttttttttttcttcattgctATGTTCATGTTCGATTATAAAGGTTATGAAGAAGGAAAGCCTAATGCAAAAATCTGGGTGAGAAAACTATGGTCATGGTTTCCTAATTTTGTTGTTTACTTTTGTAGTGTGAGTTCAGGATAAAAAAACTCCGCAATGAAGATATCGTGTTGCGGAGGATCAGAAATCGGCGAAAAGCTCAAGACCACTGGGACAAagtaatttctttcaaatttttctattttagttAAATTCATATAATAACACTCACTGATACATGTGCTTTTAACTAGTTGAGGAAATATGTGATGTATACATGGGGCAGCAAGGCATTGGATGATTATTACGAGAGCATAAACAAGGGATCAGGTTGCGTTAGTTTTGGTACACAGTCATTTCATCGAAATGGATCATCACATAAGCTAAGGCAACAAGAATTGGCGATTGGTTTTAACAGGAAGCTCAGCTTGCCTAAGAAGAAGGTAATGTTCTATGTTTCTGTCTTTGTTTCGATCCACAGGAACCTGATTTCCAGGTTCTGATTCATAATGTTTTGTACTTTCTTTTTAAGAAAgtcacctttttatttttatttttaactttttattgatCTCGCAGACTCTGGTTCAAGAGTGCTCTGATACTGTTGGGAGTGTGAAATCATTTACACCGGGAACTACACCGAACCCAGAAGAAAGTTCATCGCATTCTGTGAGTCAATCTTCTTAAACCCAAAATTTGGGAATTCAAATCAATATTTGAAAATTCCGACT from Pyrus communis chromosome 17, drPyrComm1.1, whole genome shotgun sequence includes the following:
- the LOC137723431 gene encoding uncharacterized protein isoform X2, which gives rise to MPCPPNSISYNGSQCACAVGYILNQTAASCVLFATSSTISTGGGVDSYAIRFAGTIFSFDSIKKFTQSQAVFLEATLVLLLSWLCFCFFLRFIKLDNDGRSIWFRLRWWISRLDVCFATRHWLFLHRLLYKNISKRSIEVHNVRATNAPDLAAFKNDMEFNITTVSSMSCSNLRGLGTLVTGNPGFIDHRLAPLSTFGNYSCRNTSIGPTINLRCSNCQPIQDNLYISWQFVDLPNNPAAAAGFQFTLSTRSHANKKHVSFVSGTLKNGSSLDDTPVTFRGTTTNVLKFSLFPQIYHNHHDLRLIQPLFHEFVPGSSFSDASQLRASLENSNDGMLNSTLYINFLSAYIVEIDNQNILGPVRFLADIGGLYCICIGIFLYLLVQCEFRIKKLRNEDIVLRRIRNRRKAQDHWDKLRKYVMYTWGSKALDDYYESINKGSGCVSFGTQSFHRNGSSHKLRQQELAIGFNRKLSLPKKKTLVQECSDTVGSVKSFTPGTTPNPEESSSHSHLQMESLGSTEDGKQQFVRASKEDSSPPKALTPTIDDIIPPPPSLELKDASEMDMSDVQKSLRSLHEYNVTLREQLVAAQSLLHSLATKSSFSVTESQT
- the LOC137723431 gene encoding uncharacterized protein isoform X1 — translated: MPCPPNSISYNGSQCACAVGYILNQTAASCVLFATSSTISTGGGVDSYAIRFAGTIFSFDSIKKFTQSQAVFLEATLVLLLSWLCFCFFLRFIKLDNDGRSIWFRLRWWISRLDVCFATRHWLDDQKVVKKRKTELGGMFSIASWILFIGLFAALLYKNISKRSIEVHNVRATNAPDLAAFKNDMEFNITTVSSMSCSNLRGLGTLVTGNPGFIDHRLAPLSTFGNYSCRNTSIGPTINLRCSNCQPIQDNLYISWQFVDLPNNPAAAAGFQFTLSTRSHANKKHVSFVSGTLKNGSSLDDTPVTFRGTTTNVLKFSLFPQIYHNHHDLRLIQPLFHEFVPGSSFSDASQLRASLENSNDGMLNSTLYINFLSAYIVEIDNQNILGPVRFLADIGGLYCICIGIFLYLLVQCEFRIKKLRNEDIVLRRIRNRRKAQDHWDKLRKYVMYTWGSKALDDYYESINKGSGCVSFGTQSFHRNGSSHKLRQQELAIGFNRKLSLPKKKTLVQECSDTVGSVKSFTPGTTPNPEESSSHSHLQMESLGSTEDGKQQFVRASKEDSSPPKALTPTIDDIIPPPPSLELKDASEMDMSDVQKSLRSLHEYNVTLREQLVAAQSLLHSLATKSSFSVTESQT